In Halothermothrix orenii H 168, the sequence GCTTTGCCCTGAAATTATTATTATTCTGTATTGGATTTGAAATCGGTAATAATAAAAATGTAATCAGGGAATTGAAATATCATGGCTGGCAACTATGTATAATACCAATACTGGTGGCCATTGGCAGTATTTCAGGAACAGTTGTGGCCGGTTTTATATTAAACATGCCTTCTCATGAAGCAGCTGGAGTCGGGGCCGGTTTTGGATGGTATAGTTTATCGGGAGTTTTAATAACTAAAATACATAGTATTGAACTGGGGTCCCTGGCTTTTATAACAAATATATTCAGGGAACTTCTGTCAATAATTTTATTGCCTTTTGTTGTCAGATTGTGTGGCCGGATGAGCAGTCTGGCACCTGGTGGAGCAACGACAATGGATGTGACCTTGCCTTTTATAAAAAAGACTGCTGGTGAAATATTTGTAATTCCAGCCTTTGTTAACGGGCTTATTCTTTCACTACTGGTACCACTGCTGGTTCCATTATTCCTTTAGTTTAACCATGATAATAAAACCCATCTCCGGTGCATATAATTTTAAATAGTAACCGGGAATGGGTGGGAGTATGTTAAAAAAAACAGGAGTTTTGTTATTACTACTGGTTTTATTGTCTGTTAATATTTATAACACCAATTATGTAAAGGCCAGTTCATTACCCAGGGTTGATGCTGCCGCTGCTGCCGTAGTTGATGTGGACACAGGTCAGGTTTTATACAATCACCGAATGAATCATAAATTGCCACCTGCCAGTACAACTAAAATCCTGACAACAATAATTGCTATTGAAGAGGGAGAACTAAATGAAATGGTAACCGTAAGTCGACGGGCAGCCTATCAGGAAGGTTCTTCGATATGGTTACAGGAAGGTGAGAAATTACCCTTAGAAGATCTATTGTACGGGGTTATGCTGGCTTCAGGTAATGATGCTGCAGTTGCCGTTGCTGAACATATATCAGGTTCTGTAAAAAAATTTTCTGAACTGATGAATAAACGGGCTAAAGAAATAGGGGCCACCAATAGCAATTTTTTAAATCCCAGTGGTCTACCTCAGTCCGGGCATTATTCAACTGCCCATGACCTGGCCATGATTATGAGGTATGCGTTAAAGAATGATATTTTTGCCCGGATTACGTCAACAAAATATAAAACTATCTCCTGGCCAGGTAAAGAATGGGACCGGGGCCTTAGAAATCATAATAAACTTCTCTGGAAATACCCTGATATTACTGGAGGTAAAACCGGTTATACCAGGGCTGCCGGTCGTTGTCTGGTAGCTTCTGCAAAGCGGGATAACCGACATGTTGTAGCTGTTGTCTTAAACTGTCCCAATGACTGGGTGGAAATTAGAAAACTGCTTGACTATGGCCTTAATAATTTTAAAAAAATAAGATATATAAAAAAAGGGCAGGTTTTACGGACCCTGGAGTGGACCAGGTCACGGGAGAAAACTTTCAAGCTGGTTACCGGGGAAGATCTGGATATTGTTGTGCCTGAAGGGGGAAGTATAAAAATTAAAAAAGAAATAGTTCTTAACCCTGATATTACTCTGCCCATTAATAAGGGTGATGTAGTTGGTGAACTCATTCTATACAGTGGGCAACGGATTATTGGAAAAGCAGATGTGATTTCTGGTAATGACCTGAATTTTAACTCTATTTTTTTGAGATTCTGGCATAAAATTAGTTCCCGGGATAATTGAAACGGGTACACTACAGGTTAGTCTTATATAGTCCAAACAGGTCAGGCCTGGCCATCTTGAAGTTAACATTAAATAGAGATATAATAAATAATAGAGGTGCAAATACATATTATGGAAAGACTACAAAAATACATGGCCCATGCTGGGGTAGCTTCCCGTCGTAAGTCCGAAAAAATAATTACTCAGGGGAGAGTAAAAGTTAATGGAAAAATTGTAACTGAACTTGGTACCAAGATAGATCCCGATAAGGATATTGTTGAGGTAGATGGTAGGGTTATAAGCAAGGAAAAGTATGTATATATACTTTTAAATAAACCGGTCGGTTATATTACTTCAGTATCTGATCCCCATGGGAGAAAAACTGTTACCGGGCTGATTAAAGGTGTTTCCCAGCGTATTTACCCGGTGGGCAGGCTTGATTATGATACCAGTGGGTTATTGATACTGACAAATGATGGTGAGTTA encodes:
- a CDS encoding lysine exporter LysO family protein — encoded protein: MTGFILSYSGIFKEWVYNVIGKLSNISLFLLLLAMGTKMGANEDIISKLGVIGIKALILAMSGIIGSVIMVRFGAYKLSNNLEPVNDNNDSSEQAGYIFSLVILLTVVTGMLLGYLLIPTDYLVTMEKLTGFALKLLLFCIGFEIGNNKNVIRELKYHGWQLCIIPILVAIGSISGTVVAGFILNMPSHEAAGVGAGFGWYSLSGVLITKIHSIELGSLAFITNIFRELLSIILLPFVVRLCGRMSSLAPGGATTMDVTLPFIKKTAGEIFVIPAFVNGLILSLLVPLLVPLFL
- a CDS encoding D-alanyl-D-alanine carboxypeptidase family protein codes for the protein MLKKTGVLLLLLVLLSVNIYNTNYVKASSLPRVDAAAAAVVDVDTGQVLYNHRMNHKLPPASTTKILTTIIAIEEGELNEMVTVSRRAAYQEGSSIWLQEGEKLPLEDLLYGVMLASGNDAAVAVAEHISGSVKKFSELMNKRAKEIGATNSNFLNPSGLPQSGHYSTAHDLAMIMRYALKNDIFARITSTKYKTISWPGKEWDRGLRNHNKLLWKYPDITGGKTGYTRAAGRCLVASAKRDNRHVVAVVLNCPNDWVEIRKLLDYGLNNFKKIRYIKKGQVLRTLEWTRSREKTFKLVTGEDLDIVVPEGGSIKIKKEIVLNPDITLPINKGDVVGELILYSGQRIIGKADVISGNDLNFNSIFLRFWHKISSRDN